In Bacteriovorax stolpii, a single genomic region encodes these proteins:
- a CDS encoding NAD-dependent epimerase/dehydratase family protein: MKILVLGGTRFFGTHLVKAFIKEGHDVTVATRGNLDFSFKDQVRFEKADRTKLEDLQRLAMLGPFDLIYDQVCMSAQAAHIACEAFKGKCRRYIFTSTGSVYNPANGVELSENHFDQTKYKINLEDTTPYDYQEAKRQAEAVFSQTASFEVVMVRFPIVLGQDDYTARLKFHVDAVLNQTPIFFPSLETKMGFIQSHEAGEFLKFIGEHTFTGAVNAVSSGYISLGELMNMIETLAGKKAVYANEASDVNHSPFGFDKDFMMPNEKGLSLGFNFDLLKGYLPELIKFYI; this comes from the coding sequence ATGAAAATTCTTGTCTTAGGCGGAACCCGTTTTTTTGGAACTCATTTAGTGAAGGCCTTTATTAAAGAAGGGCACGATGTCACTGTTGCCACTCGAGGCAATCTGGATTTTTCATTTAAAGATCAAGTTCGTTTTGAAAAAGCTGATCGAACTAAATTAGAAGACCTGCAAAGGCTGGCCATGCTGGGCCCTTTTGATTTGATCTATGATCAGGTTTGTATGTCCGCCCAGGCTGCGCATATCGCTTGTGAGGCCTTTAAAGGTAAATGCAGACGTTATATTTTTACCAGCACAGGCTCCGTTTACAATCCAGCAAATGGAGTTGAGCTTTCAGAGAATCACTTTGATCAAACGAAATATAAAATCAATCTCGAGGACACCACCCCTTACGACTATCAGGAAGCAAAAAGACAGGCTGAAGCCGTCTTTTCGCAAACAGCTTCTTTTGAAGTGGTGATGGTTCGTTTCCCTATAGTTTTAGGTCAAGATGATTATACGGCAAGATTAAAGTTTCATGTGGACGCTGTACTTAATCAAACGCCAATCTTTTTTCCAAGTCTTGAGACAAAGATGGGCTTTATTCAGTCACATGAAGCAGGAGAATTTCTTAAATTCATTGGAGAGCATACTTTCACAGGCGCTGTGAATGCCGTGAGTTCAGGTTATATTTCATTGGGCGAATTGATGAATATGATTGAAACTCTCGCTGGCAAAAAAGCAGTGTATGCCAATGAAGCTAGTGACGTTAATCATTCTCCATTTGGTTTTGATAAAGATTTTATGATGCCCAATGAAAAAGGATTATCCCTTGGGTTTAACTTCGATCTTTTGAAGGGCTATCTGCCAGAGCTGATTAAATTTTATATTTAA
- the mgtE gene encoding magnesium transporter — protein sequence METTLLNDDFSLENLLDNWQTLTHAQREEVFAMLGRIDQEELFINLSSDYQAEIFEQIPHGEKRSWIRLLAPDDIADLIQNLGEETQAEALRYLDYATLVEVKALLAYAEDEAGGLMNSRFARLRPEMTVEEAIRYLRAQSKSQIETIYYAYVLDRTQMLLGVISLRELFLAKAGSTVQENMNTDLVTVLQDEDQESISKTFSNHNFLAIPVVDENNVMKGIITVDDVVEVIEEEATEDIHKIGGMEALGEPYLDISLPSMIKKRAGWLMALFVGEMFTATAMSHYEHDIAKAVVLALFIPLVISSGGNSGSQATTLIIRAMALGEVRLKDWWRVFSRELVSGLSLGVILGLIGLLRILLWPGKETLYGEHYMLVALSVSFSLVGIVLWGTLAGSMLPFFLRRIGLDPATSSAPFVATLVDVTGLVIYFTVASLFLKGILL from the coding sequence ATGGAAACAACTCTACTCAACGACGATTTCTCACTAGAAAACTTGCTAGATAACTGGCAGACGCTGACGCACGCTCAACGTGAAGAAGTTTTTGCAATGCTTGGTCGCATTGACCAGGAAGAACTCTTCATTAACCTTTCCAGCGATTATCAGGCAGAAATTTTTGAACAGATTCCGCACGGGGAAAAGCGTTCGTGGATCAGACTTCTGGCCCCGGATGATATTGCCGATTTAATTCAGAACCTGGGTGAAGAAACTCAGGCCGAAGCTCTTCGTTACCTGGATTACGCAACCCTGGTTGAAGTAAAGGCCCTTCTTGCTTACGCAGAAGATGAGGCCGGGGGTTTGATGAACTCTCGTTTTGCCCGTCTTCGTCCGGAAATGACAGTAGAAGAGGCGATCCGTTACCTGCGTGCTCAATCGAAATCGCAGATTGAAACCATTTACTACGCCTACGTTTTAGATAGAACGCAAATGCTTCTTGGGGTTATTTCCCTACGTGAACTTTTCCTGGCAAAAGCGGGAAGTACCGTTCAGGAAAATATGAACACTGACCTGGTCACAGTCCTTCAGGATGAAGATCAGGAATCCATTTCCAAAACATTTTCTAACCACAACTTCCTGGCCATTCCCGTTGTTGATGAAAACAACGTGATGAAAGGGATCATTACCGTAGATGACGTGGTTGAAGTTATCGAAGAAGAAGCGACAGAAGATATTCACAAGATCGGGGGGATGGAAGCTCTAGGTGAGCCGTACCTTGATATCAGTCTTCCATCAATGATTAAAAAACGCGCCGGATGGCTGATGGCCTTATTCGTAGGTGAGATGTTTACGGCAACAGCAATGAGCCACTACGAGCACGATATTGCCAAGGCCGTTGTTCTTGCTCTTTTCATTCCGCTTGTTATTAGCTCAGGTGGTAACTCTGGTTCACAAGCAACGACACTTATTATTCGTGCGATGGCACTAGGTGAAGTTCGCTTAAAAGACTGGTGGAGAGTTTTTTCTCGCGAGTTAGTTTCCGGATTAAGCTTAGGTGTCATTTTAGGTTTAATTGGTCTTCTAAGAATTTTACTATGGCCAGGAAAAGAAACTCTCTATGGAGAGCACTATATGTTAGTTGCTCTTTCAGTTTCATTTAGCTTAGTTGGAATTGTTCTTTGGGGAACTCTTGCTGGATCAATGCTTCCATTCTTTTTAAGAAGAATCGGACTCGATCCCGCGACTTCATCTGCACCATTTGTTGCGACTTTAGTCGATGTAACTGGTCTAGTCATTTATTTTACTGTGGCGAGCCTATTTCTTAAAGGCATCCTGCTCTGA
- a CDS encoding DNA alkylation repair protein: MEPFKNMINEKVVSQTAKAIARNYPDFNHKKFLKDIASELAPLELKERVILVAMRLKENLPADQKKSLKILEGAIQQNDKDTIGLSGFSVWPLTEYVARFGLDEFDLSMDVLKEMTKVFTGEWAVRAFFLADEKRTLKFFKKWVKDDNVHVRRLVSEGSRPLLPWGQKLPSFVKDPSITWDLLEVLKHDDEEYVRKSVANHLNDHSKNHPDMVVKKLLEWQKENAEDKNLNWIIRHASRTLIKKGHPQAFKLHGVESGKVKVISQKILTKKVDLGKILKVEVEFQNLGAKKLKVILDHEVHLLKANNKHNIKCFKGKSVELLPKEKKKVEFNIPLKPVTTRTYYSGQHFWNIKVNGISEDKLSFTLKV, translated from the coding sequence ATGGAACCATTCAAGAATATGATAAATGAGAAGGTCGTTTCACAAACTGCGAAAGCGATTGCTAGAAACTATCCTGACTTTAACCACAAAAAATTCCTTAAAGACATCGCTAGTGAGCTTGCACCGCTTGAACTCAAAGAGCGTGTGATTCTCGTTGCGATGAGACTCAAAGAAAATCTGCCTGCTGATCAGAAAAAATCCCTGAAAATTTTAGAGGGAGCTATTCAGCAAAATGATAAAGACACTATTGGTCTTTCAGGTTTTTCTGTCTGGCCGCTCACGGAATACGTAGCGCGCTTTGGACTGGACGAATTTGATCTGTCGATGGATGTTTTAAAAGAGATGACGAAAGTTTTTACCGGAGAATGGGCGGTTCGCGCTTTTTTCCTGGCCGATGAAAAACGCACGCTCAAGTTTTTTAAAAAATGGGTGAAAGACGATAATGTCCATGTCAGACGACTCGTTAGTGAAGGATCGCGCCCATTATTGCCTTGGGGACAAAAACTTCCAAGCTTCGTGAAGGACCCGTCGATCACTTGGGATCTTTTAGAAGTTTTAAAACATGATGATGAAGAGTATGTCAGAAAGTCAGTGGCCAATCACTTAAATGACCATTCAAAAAATCATCCGGATATGGTGGTGAAGAAGCTCTTGGAATGGCAGAAAGAAAATGCAGAAGATAAAAATCTCAACTGGATTATTCGTCACGCTAGCAGGACTTTGATTAAAAAAGGTCACCCGCAGGCATTTAAACTTCACGGTGTAGAGTCGGGGAAAGTGAAAGTTATCTCGCAAAAGATTTTGACGAAGAAAGTCGATTTGGGAAAAATCCTTAAAGTAGAAGTTGAATTTCAAAATCTGGGCGCAAAAAAATTAAAAGTTATCCTGGATCACGAAGTGCATCTGTTAAAGGCAAACAATAAGCACAACATAAAGTGCTTTAAAGGAAAAAGTGTTGAGCTTCTTCCAAAAGAAAAAAAGAAAGTTGAATTTAATATCCCACTCAAGCCGGTGACTACGAGAACTTATTATAGTGGTCAGCATTTTTGGAACATTAAAGTTAACGGTATCAGCGAAGATAAATTGTCATTTACCTTAAAAGTTTAA
- a CDS encoding PQQ-dependent sugar dehydrogenase: MKKIILLLALFSSALQAKTYTSEGQKFTVEKLFTGKDVIWGFDFLSPDEMVFSERDGKFRYLNVKTKATHEIAGAPKVFTDSQGGLLDVYFDSKDNALYLTYSEPVKGGATTSLFKGKLSADKKKIEGAKLFESKAIASGGIHFGSRVVIDKDGFIFMSVGERNKRDRAQDLDTHQGKVLRLTKEGKAPADNPFVGNKSALPEIWSYGHRNPQGLVIDSSGTLWEAEFGPRGGDEVNVIEKGKNYGWPVITYGKEYWGPSIGTTKKEGMQQPLFYWTPSISPSGLMVYEGSAFPKFKGNLFLATLSGSHLHRVVMDENRKMLREEKLLEDLEERFRQVKQGSDGFIYLSTDSGQILRLAPEL; this comes from the coding sequence ATGAAAAAAATTATTTTACTGCTCGCTCTTTTTTCAAGTGCACTTCAGGCAAAAACATACACCTCTGAGGGGCAAAAGTTTACGGTTGAAAAACTTTTTACCGGCAAAGATGTCATTTGGGGTTTTGATTTCTTAAGTCCCGATGAAATGGTTTTTAGTGAGCGCGATGGAAAGTTTCGTTACTTAAATGTAAAGACGAAAGCGACTCATGAAATTGCCGGAGCTCCCAAAGTTTTTACCGACTCGCAAGGAGGGCTTTTAGATGTTTACTTCGATAGTAAAGACAATGCTCTTTACCTGACATACTCAGAGCCGGTCAAAGGCGGAGCGACGACAAGTTTGTTTAAAGGGAAGCTCTCAGCAGATAAGAAAAAAATTGAAGGAGCAAAGCTTTTTGAATCAAAGGCCATTGCTTCAGGTGGGATTCACTTCGGCTCTCGCGTTGTTATTGATAAAGACGGATTTATTTTTATGTCAGTAGGCGAGCGCAATAAAAGAGACCGCGCTCAGGATTTAGACACTCACCAGGGGAAAGTGCTAAGGCTTACCAAAGAAGGAAAGGCCCCGGCAGACAATCCATTTGTTGGCAACAAATCCGCTCTTCCTGAAATTTGGTCTTATGGGCACAGAAATCCTCAGGGGCTGGTGATCGATTCATCGGGGACACTTTGGGAAGCAGAGTTTGGACCGCGCGGAGGCGATGAAGTCAATGTGATTGAAAAAGGGAAGAATTATGGATGGCCGGTTATCACCTATGGAAAAGAGTACTGGGGGCCGTCGATTGGAACGACTAAAAAAGAAGGAATGCAGCAGCCACTGTTTTATTGGACGCCCTCAATCAGTCCTTCTGGGCTGATGGTGTACGAAGGATCGGCCTTTCCTAAATTCAAAGGAAACCTGTTTCTGGCAACCTTGTCAGGAAGCCATCTCCACCGCGTCGTAATGGATGAAAACCGCAAAATGCTTAGGGAAGAAAAGCTCTTGGAAGATTTAGAAGAGCGTTTTAGACAAGTAAAGCAGGGATCTGATGGATTCATTTATTTATCTACGGATAGCGGGCAAATATTAAGACTCGCACCTGAGCTGTAG
- a CDS encoding aminotransferase class V-fold PLP-dependent enzyme yields the protein MIGKFKDSFYQGSERIHLNNGGLAPISKQARDKVLYWGNRFYEEGFYTDLDYMNDVLHSRQSLAKLIGCDHTEIAFFQSTAGGVSQLAMQFPLNAGDEVIMWAEEYGSHLYPWQEACKRKNANLVLVPSEKNLATPYEKIVEKITDKTKIIAVSWVQFLTGARTDIEALGKVTKEKGIFLFVDIIQGLGLHHFDMKKWGVDAVAGGSHKWLFSPVGVGYLAIDQKHIGKIKPHNVGSYTFGTCDDPTSLECIPKLDASKFEAGSKQVLEITALGASVDLILETGVSHIETETIRLAKMLRLGLEQKGYEVHSPYELKNHQTPMVNFIPKATTVESLRAIPCNFAIRGPGVRLSPAAFTTDEVIGRVLSVL from the coding sequence GTGATTGGAAAGTTTAAAGACTCTTTTTACCAAGGTAGTGAGCGCATCCATTTAAACAATGGAGGTCTTGCTCCTATTTCAAAACAGGCCCGCGATAAGGTTCTTTATTGGGGCAATCGTTTTTACGAAGAGGGTTTTTACACTGACCTGGATTACATGAATGATGTTCTTCACTCAAGGCAGTCGCTTGCTAAACTTATTGGCTGTGACCACACGGAGATTGCTTTTTTCCAAAGTACTGCAGGTGGAGTCAGTCAGCTGGCGATGCAGTTTCCTTTAAATGCAGGAGATGAAGTGATTATGTGGGCCGAAGAGTATGGCTCGCATTTATACCCGTGGCAGGAAGCGTGTAAAAGAAAAAACGCTAATCTGGTTTTAGTGCCTTCTGAAAAAAACTTAGCGACTCCTTATGAAAAGATTGTTGAAAAGATCACCGACAAAACTAAAATTATCGCCGTCTCTTGGGTTCAGTTTTTAACTGGGGCCCGCACTGACATTGAAGCCTTGGGAAAAGTGACGAAAGAAAAAGGTATTTTCCTTTTTGTCGATATCATTCAGGGGCTTGGACTTCATCATTTTGATATGAAGAAGTGGGGAGTGGATGCCGTGGCCGGTGGAAGTCATAAATGGCTTTTTAGCCCGGTGGGTGTTGGATACCTGGCGATTGATCAAAAACACATTGGAAAAATTAAACCGCATAATGTGGGCTCTTATACTTTTGGGACCTGTGATGACCCGACAAGCTTGGAGTGTATTCCAAAACTGGATGCTTCTAAGTTTGAAGCAGGATCAAAACAGGTTTTAGAAATTACTGCACTTGGAGCTTCAGTGGATCTGATTTTGGAAACTGGAGTCTCTCATATTGAGACCGAAACCATCCGCCTGGCCAAAATGCTTCGCCTGGGACTGGAGCAAAAAGGCTATGAAGTGCATTCTCCCTACGAGCTTAAGAATCACCAGACTCCGATGGTCAATTTCATCCCTAAGGCCACGACAGTGGAGAGTTTAAGGGCAATCCCTTGTAATTTCGCGATCAGGGGGCCAGGGGTTCGCCTGAGTCCGGCCGCTTTTACGACGGATGAGGTGATCGGCAGAGTCCTTTCCGTCCTGTAA
- the arfB gene encoding alternative ribosome rescue aminoacyl-tRNA hydrolase ArfB: MYKYNIPEQEYELSFSRSGGAGGQNVNKVNTKATLHWNVHNSSLPPIVRERFIKKYQNKLSADGVLTLSSQEHRTQHMNIESVVEKLHEMIESIAHPPKVRKPTKPTKSSVNKRISSKKQKGETKKSRREKFY, from the coding sequence ATGTATAAATACAATATTCCAGAACAAGAATACGAATTAAGTTTTTCCAGAAGCGGCGGCGCTGGAGGCCAGAACGTAAACAAAGTCAACACGAAGGCCACTTTGCATTGGAATGTTCATAACTCCTCACTCCCACCGATTGTTCGCGAGCGATTTATTAAAAAATACCAGAATAAATTAAGCGCTGATGGTGTGCTGACGTTATCAAGTCAGGAGCACCGTACGCAGCACATGAACATTGAATCTGTAGTTGAAAAGCTTCATGAAATGATTGAATCGATTGCACATCCGCCGAAAGTGAGAAAACCTACGAAACCGACGAAGTCTTCGGTGAATAAGCGAATCAGCTCTAAAAAACAAAAAGGCGAAACTAAAAAATCTCGCCGTGAAAAATTTTATTAA
- a CDS encoding DsbA family protein encodes MKKTFFLSLLMALSLKVVAESIDTTPERGELGSQVKVVMYGDYQCPFSARGNKTINEMSADIRNDFSFSMRHFPLEFHEYARYAHKGSICAKEQGKFWEMHDALFSIKYGSFNPKTIDGLVTKLDLNLPAFKKCMTSKEAEAILNRDMEEAKKLKISATPTFVIIGPKGQKILAGAYPAEEFKKAMKEVLD; translated from the coding sequence ATGAAAAAAACATTCTTCCTCTCTCTTCTGATGGCCCTTTCACTTAAAGTCGTCGCAGAGTCCATCGACACCACTCCAGAGCGCGGAGAACTTGGCAGCCAGGTAAAAGTCGTTATGTACGGCGATTACCAATGCCCGTTTTCTGCCCGCGGGAATAAGACGATCAACGAAATGTCAGCAGACATTAGAAACGACTTCTCTTTTAGCATGCGCCACTTTCCGTTGGAGTTCCATGAGTACGCCCGCTACGCTCACAAAGGATCAATTTGTGCCAAGGAACAAGGGAAATTCTGGGAAATGCACGACGCTCTTTTCAGCATTAAATACGGAAGCTTTAATCCCAAAACTATTGATGGACTTGTAACAAAACTTGATTTAAATCTACCGGCATTCAAAAAGTGTATGACATCCAAAGAGGCCGAAGCCATTCTCAACCGGGACATGGAAGAGGCAAAAAAGCTCAAGATTTCAGCGACACCGACTTTTGTTATTATAGGACCTAAAGGACAAAAAATATTAGCAGGCGCTTATCCGGCCGAAGAATTCAAGAAGGCCATGAAAGAGGTCCTGGATTAA
- the ovoA gene encoding 5-histidylcysteine sulfoxide synthase, giving the protein MSVTITRNPNLSKAGKHPEFEHLLKKEFGDSWWTGLAPEKCPGFDQERNCLVALPLLNLKTATREDILAYFNNSWTLTELLFQSLKVEEAYIRPPYHALRHPLIFYYGHPAVLYLNKLRIAGLQKDAVNIYLEKVLETGVDEMSWDDMSKNEMAWPKVAAVHAYRKTVYDIIVNLIKTHPDLNTIGSLNQDSPWWSLWMGIEHEKIHFETSSVLMRELPIEYLETPRFWAPLHPSKNSPHAMTENSWVKKSGERVNIGKPQDTESYGWDNEYGNRTVEIKDFEYTKNQITNGEYFDFVSSGAYINDKYWAPEGLQWRKFRNTKRPTFWVGVGPEGTHQYELRTIFEIIPMPMSWPVEVNYHEAIAYCNWKTESDKTKLKYRLLTEAEFVAIKPKVKDPVLQKQPYKNYKGFSDYQNEYKENFNFLWSSPKEVGDELFGNTWHWLMDQFNPLPGFEVNSLYDDFSTPCFDGKHQMIRGGSFMSCGHEASHWARFHFRPHFYQHSGFRMAATLDGSADNGATFLLKEKEYVHPRRTNVLDQMVGHEWWKKIEQPLEMSDAEMKSIFEQTETQVLKYLQDMPSKSPMGDAHDPAVNGLKKDFSVPYHATKNFPAHPESYQNLMKTVFEDMARYSQIPGHPGFAAYVAGAGNFISNTAQLIAQTLNPFSGHYMMAPGLVTLEMEVIKWFQTMIGYDEISSQGFLTTGSSVATLSALAMARKEKITGFDYSKVTAYTSSDSHHCIAKAWVMLGLKKENLRQIPLKNYKMDNKLLSEKIEEDVARGFKPFLVVATLGSTKTGCVDSLEEILPIAKKHNLWVHADGAYGALFMLTEKGRSLLKGIEETDSVALDPHKALSIPYGTGCLLVKNKDHMLFDYLSDDSYMPPRPVDQVDYADITPELSRDFRGLRVWLPLKTLGVGPFQLNLEEKLKLAEWLSAEIAKIPDLVVVSKPELSILTFAHKKGDAETKKLMENINNKGTLFLSSCTIDGKLAIRFCLLGFRLHYDRLEKALNEIKTMV; this is encoded by the coding sequence ATGTCAGTTACGATCACCAGAAACCCTAATCTCTCAAAAGCAGGAAAACATCCAGAGTTTGAACACCTACTCAAAAAAGAGTTTGGCGATTCATGGTGGACTGGTCTTGCACCAGAGAAGTGTCCAGGTTTTGATCAGGAAAGAAATTGTTTAGTGGCCCTGCCACTTTTAAATTTAAAAACAGCAACACGTGAAGATATTCTCGCTTACTTCAATAACTCTTGGACACTCACAGAACTTCTTTTTCAAAGTTTAAAAGTAGAAGAGGCCTACATCAGACCTCCATACCATGCTCTTCGCCACCCGCTGATTTTTTACTATGGTCACCCTGCAGTTCTTTACTTAAATAAACTGCGCATCGCTGGCCTTCAAAAAGATGCAGTTAACATCTACCTGGAAAAAGTTTTAGAAACAGGTGTAGATGAAATGAGCTGGGATGATATGTCGAAAAATGAAATGGCCTGGCCAAAAGTGGCAGCTGTTCACGCTTACAGAAAAACCGTTTATGACATCATCGTTAATTTAATTAAAACTCACCCGGACCTAAATACAATTGGAAGCCTGAATCAGGATTCCCCATGGTGGTCACTGTGGATGGGAATCGAGCATGAGAAGATTCACTTTGAAACATCAAGTGTGCTTATGCGCGAGCTTCCAATTGAGTATTTAGAAACCCCACGTTTCTGGGCGCCTCTGCATCCCTCAAAAAATTCTCCTCATGCGATGACTGAAAATTCATGGGTGAAGAAATCAGGAGAGAGAGTCAATATTGGAAAACCACAAGACACTGAGTCTTATGGATGGGACAACGAGTACGGAAACCGCACCGTTGAAATCAAAGATTTCGAATATACAAAAAATCAAATCACTAATGGCGAGTATTTCGATTTCGTTTCAAGTGGAGCTTACATCAATGACAAATACTGGGCACCGGAAGGTCTTCAGTGGAGAAAGTTCAGAAACACTAAACGCCCGACATTTTGGGTGGGAGTGGGGCCGGAAGGGACTCACCAGTATGAACTAAGAACAATTTTTGAAATCATTCCAATGCCAATGAGCTGGCCGGTTGAAGTCAATTACCACGAGGCCATTGCTTATTGTAACTGGAAAACAGAAAGCGATAAGACGAAATTAAAATACCGTTTATTAACAGAGGCAGAATTCGTCGCGATTAAACCTAAAGTAAAAGACCCGGTTCTGCAAAAGCAGCCGTACAAAAACTACAAAGGTTTTTCTGATTATCAGAATGAATATAAAGAGAACTTCAACTTTCTATGGTCTTCACCAAAAGAAGTAGGAGACGAGCTTTTTGGAAACACATGGCACTGGCTGATGGATCAGTTTAATCCGCTTCCTGGTTTTGAAGTCAACAGTCTCTATGATGACTTCTCCACACCATGTTTTGATGGAAAACACCAGATGATCCGTGGTGGATCATTTATGAGTTGTGGGCATGAGGCCAGCCACTGGGCGCGCTTTCATTTCCGCCCGCACTTTTACCAGCACTCAGGATTCAGAATGGCGGCGACTCTGGATGGATCTGCCGACAACGGAGCAACTTTTCTTCTAAAAGAAAAAGAATATGTTCATCCGAGAAGAACAAACGTTCTCGATCAAATGGTTGGGCATGAGTGGTGGAAGAAAATTGAGCAGCCACTGGAAATGAGTGATGCTGAAATGAAATCAATTTTCGAACAGACAGAAACTCAGGTTTTAAAATACCTTCAGGATATGCCATCAAAATCGCCAATGGGGGACGCTCACGATCCGGCAGTCAATGGACTGAAAAAAGATTTTAGTGTTCCGTACCATGCGACTAAAAACTTTCCGGCGCACCCGGAGAGTTACCAAAACTTAATGAAGACTGTCTTTGAAGACATGGCCCGCTACTCGCAAATCCCAGGGCACCCTGGTTTTGCAGCTTACGTGGCCGGAGCTGGAAATTTTATTTCTAATACAGCTCAACTAATCGCTCAAACACTCAACCCATTTTCTGGTCACTACATGATGGCCCCAGGGCTCGTGACTCTGGAGATGGAAGTCATCAAGTGGTTCCAGACAATGATTGGTTATGATGAAATCTCTTCACAAGGTTTCTTAACAACCGGCTCTTCGGTCGCAACTCTTTCGGCACTTGCCATGGCCCGCAAAGAAAAGATCACGGGCTTCGATTACAGCAAGGTGACGGCCTACACTTCAAGCGACTCTCATCACTGTATCGCCAAGGCATGGGTGATGTTAGGTCTAAAAAAAGAAAACCTAAGACAAATCCCACTTAAAAATTACAAAATGGACAACAAGCTTTTAAGTGAAAAGATTGAAGAAGATGTGGCCCGTGGGTTCAAGCCATTCCTGGTTGTGGCGACATTAGGATCGACAAAAACAGGATGTGTGGATTCGCTGGAAGAAATTCTTCCAATCGCTAAAAAACATAATCTTTGGGTACACGCAGACGGCGCTTATGGAGCGCTATTTATGCTGACAGAAAAAGGGCGCTCGCTTCTTAAGGGAATCGAAGAGACAGATTCTGTCGCTCTTGATCCTCATAAAGCGCTTTCAATTCCATATGGAACAGGATGTTTATTAGTTAAAAATAAAGATCACATGTTGTTTGATTACTTATCAGACGATTCATACATGCCACCTCGACCAGTGGATCAAGTCGATTATGCAGATATCACGCCGGAGCTTTCGCGCGACTTTAGAGGTCTGCGTGTCTGGCTACCACTTAAGACATTAGGTGTAGGTCCTTTCCAGTTAAACCTGGAAGAGAAACTAAAACTTGCTGAATGGTTGTCTGCTGAAATTGCCAAGATTCCTGACCTGGTTGTTGTTTCAAAACCAGAGCTTTCGATTTTAACCTTCGCTCATAAAAAAGGCGATGCTGAGACGAAGAAGCTTATGGAAAATATTAACAACAAAGGAACGCTGTTTTTATCGTCGTGTACGATTGATGGAAAGCTGGCGATTCGTTTCTGTCTTCTGGGCTTCAGACTGCACTACGACCGTCTGGAAAAAGCATTAAACGAAATTAAGACCATGGTGTAG